The Limibacillus sp. sequence TCGAGCGGCCCGATGGAAATCTTCTTAGCCTTGCCGAACATCGCCTCAGCCCTCCATCCGGGAGTTCTTGCGTTCCATGACCGCGCGCAGCGCCAGCGCGCCGAAGGTCAGGTACATCAAGATGAAGGAGAGCGCCGCGCCGAAGGGCCAGTCGTTGGCGCTCTTGAACTGCCGCTCGATCACGTTGCCGATCAGCTGGCTGTCGGGCCCGCCCAGCAGGTCCGGCTGCAGGAAGGATCCCAGCGCCGGGATGAAGGTGATGATGATGCCCGAGAGGATGCCCGCCTTGCTGAGCGGGATGATGACCGTGCGGAAGGTCCTGACCTGGGAGGCCCCAAGGTCCAGGCTCGCCTCGATGTAGCTGCGGTCCATGCGCTCCAGCGCCGCATAGAGCGGCAGGATCATGAAGGGCAGGAAGACGTAGGTCATGCCGAACAGCACGGCGGTGTTGTTGTAGAGCAACTCCAGATAGGTGAAGCGCGGATTCATCAGATGGCCCAGGCCGATCCCGTCCACCACCCAGTAGATGCGGTCGTAGAACCACTCCAGCGTGAAGTTGACGTAGCCCCGGCTGCGCAGCACCGCGATCAGCGCATAGGTGCGGATCAGAAGGTTGGTCCAGAAAGGCAGGATGACCAGCAGCAGAAGCACCGGTTTCCACTTGGCCGGCGCGAAGGAAATCGCAAAGGCCACCGGGAACCCCAGGATGAAGCAGAAGAGCGTGGTGAGCCCCGCCATCCAGAAGGACTTGAGCAGGATCTCAAGATAGATCCACTCGACCGCGCGTGCGTAGTTGTCGAAGGTCCAGGTCAGCTCAAGGTCGATGATCCCCTGCTTTTCCGAGAAGGAAAAGACCCAGACCATCGCCAGCGGTACGAGGAAGAAAGCCACCAACCAGAAGGTCGGCGGCAGGCTTGTCACCCAGAAGACCAGAGGGTGTCGCCGCCAGTTTTCCATCTACCC is a genomic window containing:
- a CDS encoding ABC transporter permease; its protein translation is MENWRRHPLVFWVTSLPPTFWLVAFFLVPLAMVWVFSFSEKQGIIDLELTWTFDNYARAVEWIYLEILLKSFWMAGLTTLFCFILGFPVAFAISFAPAKWKPVLLLLVILPFWTNLLIRTYALIAVLRSRGYVNFTLEWFYDRIYWVVDGIGLGHLMNPRFTYLELLYNNTAVLFGMTYVFLPFMILPLYAALERMDRSYIEASLDLGASQVRTFRTVIIPLSKAGILSGIIITFIPALGSFLQPDLLGGPDSQLIGNVIERQFKSANDWPFGAALSFILMYLTFGALALRAVMERKNSRMEG